The genomic stretch TCCCGTTCCTCGCTGATCGCTCTGGTCGCACTCGTCCTGGTCGGGTGCGAAGGGGCCAACCCGTCCGCGTCCGGCGCACAGTCGCGCACGTTGCCGCCCGCGTCGCCGCTGCCGAGCGGGCCCGTGCCCGCCGCCAAGGTCGATGCGTCGCGTCGCACCGCCATCACGACCGCCGTCGAGCGCGTGGCGCCCGCCGTGGTCACGGTACAGACCGAGACCGTCGAGCGCGTCCCGGTCGACTTCTTCGAGTACTTCATGGGCGGGCGCACCGGTGAGCGGCGCAACGCCGGCATCGGCTCGGGCTTTGTGGTGCGTGGCGACGGTGTCATTGTCACGAATGCGCACGTGATCGCCGGTGCCACCAAGGTGCAGGTCGCCATGCGCGACGGCACCACGTACGACGCAACGGTCGTGGGGGCGGACGAGACGAACGATCTCGCCGTGGTCCGCATCAAGGCGAAGGATCTCCCCATCGCGCCCCTCGGGACCTCGTCCAACCTGATCGTCGGTGAGTGGACGATCGCGATCGGCAATCCGTTCGGCTTCGTCCTCGCGAACAACGAGCCCAGCGTGTCGGTCGGCGTGGTGAGCGCCGTCGGGCGCAATCTGGCCGGACGCGCCGAAGGCGGCGGGGTCTACGTCGACATGATTCAGACCGACGCCGCCATCAATCCGGGCAACTCGGGCGGCCCACTGGTCAACGCGTCCGGCGAAGTGATTGGCGTGAACAGCTCGATCTATTCGCCGAGCGGCGGGTCGGTGGGGTTGGGGTTCGCCATTCCTATCGATCGCACCAAGCGCATCGTGGAGGACCTGCTGGAGCACGGCAGCGTGCGTCAGCCGTGGGTTGGCGTCCGGCTCCAGACGCCGCAGGCCCAGAGCGCGCGCGACGCGGCCCGGGTGAGCGCGATCGTGGCGCGTGTCGTTCCGG from Gemmatimonadaceae bacterium encodes the following:
- a CDS encoding trypsin-like peptidase domain-containing protein; translation: MLSRSSLIALVALVLVGCEGANPSASGAQSRTLPPASPLPSGPVPAAKVDASRRTAITTAVERVAPAVVTVQTETVERVPVDFFEYFMGGRTGERRNAGIGSGFVVRGDGVIVTNAHVIAGATKVQVAMRDGTTYDATVVGADETNDLAVVRIKAKDLPIAPLGTSSNLIVGEWTIAIGNPFGFVLANNEPSVSVGVVSAVGRNLAGRAEGGGVYVDMIQTDAAINPGNSGGPLVNASGEVIGVNSSIYSPSGGSVGLGFAIPIDRTKRIVEDLLEHGSVRQPWVGVRLQTPQAQSARDAARVSAIVARVVPGSPAEKAGVQPGDVVVQAGTRPVRNPFDWEARLLDLRVGETLPVTVRRGGRELKLALQVADAPEVTAQKVTVLRELQLISLTDAIRQERGIGSNQGALVYKVSDRIRDEIGLQEGDVIVQVGQSRVATAEAASAAIDRYGARGAVFLVFERNRQFLQTQFYLR